The proteins below are encoded in one region of Leptospira montravelensis:
- a CDS encoding alpha-amylase, translating into MKEPLEIALHSLKDSLPFLWADEIWLMGVWKNSPKSQTIARSMPDLQPGFRAVKQNLLPEDIYGSPYSIFSYTADPLVCENDSLTNVYKLTQNWKKKLILDFVPNHMAIDSPIVDSDPDLFLKADDSTLPRNSFKHPNGCIYVHGRDPYFDGWTDTIQWDFSNPDVGTKHIQILKQIAKQCDGVRCDMAMLLLPDVFERTHGKKSLYDWKRVIETVRQNFPNFKFYAEAYWGMENRLLDLGFDATYDKSFYDALKENQFHFISQSLYENTKVSKIRFLENHDEERAKHQFGENSHTYFSLLSFSECILLFHEGQEQGLTRKIPVQMVQTDLEEPNFESNSFYKRALETIAKRNAKSLTFQPNYKEFNGISIFIRAIQTGDETELILWNETNSEVSGRIPFHDGIQFQTSLTDLVSGIDYSQTKSEEGIYFKLKPNQVQWFIF; encoded by the coding sequence ATGAAGGAACCTCTCGAAATAGCTCTTCATTCTCTTAAAGATTCCCTTCCCTTTTTATGGGCCGATGAAATTTGGCTAATGGGAGTTTGGAAAAATAGCCCCAAATCCCAAACCATCGCACGTTCCATGCCAGATCTCCAGCCAGGATTTCGTGCAGTAAAACAAAACCTTCTACCAGAAGATATTTATGGATCTCCCTATTCCATTTTTTCCTATACCGCAGACCCACTTGTTTGTGAAAATGACAGCCTAACAAACGTATACAAACTCACACAAAATTGGAAAAAAAAACTTATCTTAGACTTTGTTCCAAACCATATGGCAATTGATTCCCCCATCGTGGATTCCGATCCTGATTTGTTTTTGAAAGCAGATGATTCGACTTTACCGAGAAACTCATTCAAACATCCAAATGGATGTATATATGTTCACGGACGAGATCCCTATTTTGATGGTTGGACCGATACCATCCAATGGGATTTTTCTAACCCTGATGTCGGAACAAAACACATTCAAATTTTAAAACAAATCGCAAAACAATGCGATGGTGTTCGTTGTGATATGGCTATGTTACTCCTTCCCGATGTTTTCGAAAGGACTCATGGCAAAAAGTCTTTATATGATTGGAAACGAGTGATTGAAACAGTTAGGCAAAACTTTCCCAATTTTAAGTTTTATGCAGAAGCATATTGGGGAATGGAAAATCGGTTACTCGACTTAGGATTTGATGCTACTTATGATAAATCATTTTATGATGCTCTCAAAGAAAATCAGTTTCACTTTATCTCTCAAAGTTTATATGAAAATACAAAAGTATCCAAAATACGTTTTTTAGAAAATCATGACGAAGAAAGAGCCAAACACCAATTTGGTGAAAATTCCCATACTTACTTTAGTTTACTTTCTTTCTCGGAATGTATTTTATTATTTCACGAAGGTCAAGAACAAGGGCTCACTCGGAAAATTCCTGTCCAAATGGTTCAGACTGATTTGGAAGAACCTAATTTCGAATCAAATTCATTTTATAAAAGAGCACTAGAAACTATCGCCAAAAGAAATGCAAAGAGCCTTACCTTTCAACCAAATTACAAAGAATTCAACGGTATCTCCATTTTTATCAGAGCCATTCAAACTGGAGATGAGACTGAACTAATTCTATGGAATGAAACAAATTCGGAAGTTTCAGGACGAATTCCTTTTCACGATGGAATCCAATTCCAAACAAGTTTGACTGATCTTGTCTCAGGTATTGACTACTCACAAACAAAATCTGAAGAAGGAATTTATTTTAAATTAAAACCAAACCAAGTGCAGTGGTTTATTTTTTAA
- a CDS encoding RelA/SpoT family protein, producing MGLYQDIKDKQELFEAVQKRLGPEKAKLIEKAYHIADKMHEGQKRLSGEPYIIHPMNVASVLDELGLDERAIAAGLLHDVVEDTNYTKEDMAREFGEDIAALVEGVTKISEIKSQSKETEAAENIRKMLLATIKDVRVMLIKLADKTHNVRTLKFQPEEKQKRIAKEVLALYAPIAGRLGVYKVKFELEDLAFQSLHPDEYQEIKKRVSAKKSERDEYIEKIKIILKQRLAEISIDARIDGRAKHFYSIYRKMVTKEKSFSEIFDLRAVRIITNEIKDCYGVLGIVHTLWTPIPGRFKDYIATPKTNLYQSLHTTVFGPDGRPMEVQIRTKDMNAIAENGVAAHWAYKESTNLSKTSVILQNGVENAFRMKWLEILKSWQDPSLDSKEFMEELQYDLHEDEVFVFTPKGEIIEMPKGATVLDYAFRIHTDVGLHARGGKVNGRMVTLRTELKSGDQVEIITEKSSKPSPIWLRIVKTSGARQKLRAYFRKLQEDSQRETIGSVLETQSPSIDENTIKEIKKVKIKKTHKSNAQQEESKEFGISVAGWNDVPVRVASCCTPIPGDEIIGFITRGRGVSVHKKDCTTATKQLEWMKTIPVRWEGPGEPIPIQIEVRAKDVQGIYLSMVESISSTETNILEAGASSHPNGTLTAKFMLEVDHLDQLKEILENLRMIQGVVFAERVKK from the coding sequence ATGGGATTATACCAAGACATCAAAGATAAACAGGAGTTATTTGAAGCAGTCCAAAAGCGACTTGGGCCAGAAAAGGCCAAATTAATTGAAAAGGCATACCATATTGCCGATAAAATGCACGAAGGACAAAAACGTCTCTCGGGAGAACCATATATCATTCACCCAATGAATGTTGCCTCTGTTTTGGATGAACTTGGTTTGGATGAGAGGGCAATTGCCGCAGGACTTTTACACGATGTTGTAGAAGATACAAATTACACAAAAGAAGATATGGCCCGCGAGTTCGGGGAAGACATTGCAGCTCTTGTGGAAGGAGTGACAAAGATTTCGGAAATCAAGTCACAATCCAAGGAAACAGAAGCAGCTGAAAATATACGTAAAATGTTACTTGCAACCATCAAAGATGTGCGGGTGATGCTCATCAAGTTAGCTGACAAAACACATAATGTTCGCACCTTAAAATTCCAACCGGAAGAAAAACAAAAACGAATCGCAAAAGAAGTTTTGGCTCTCTATGCGCCGATTGCTGGCCGCCTAGGTGTTTATAAAGTTAAATTTGAATTAGAAGATTTGGCTTTTCAGTCATTACATCCAGATGAATACCAAGAAATTAAAAAACGAGTTTCGGCTAAAAAATCGGAACGCGACGAATACATCGAAAAAATAAAAATCATCCTGAAACAAAGGTTAGCTGAAATTAGTATAGATGCTCGGATTGATGGTCGGGCTAAACATTTTTATTCGATTTACCGAAAGATGGTAACTAAAGAAAAATCATTTTCTGAAATCTTTGACCTCCGTGCTGTTCGGATCATCACTAATGAAATTAAAGATTGTTACGGTGTACTCGGGATCGTACATACTCTCTGGACACCGATTCCTGGTAGGTTCAAAGATTATATTGCCACACCTAAAACTAACCTTTACCAATCCTTACATACAACTGTATTTGGACCCGATGGTCGTCCTATGGAAGTGCAAATTCGAACCAAAGATATGAATGCCATTGCAGAAAATGGGGTGGCAGCTCACTGGGCTTATAAAGAATCAACCAACCTTTCAAAAACTTCCGTTATTTTGCAGAATGGTGTTGAGAATGCCTTCCGAATGAAGTGGTTGGAAATTTTGAAATCTTGGCAAGATCCTAGTCTTGATTCCAAAGAGTTTATGGAAGAATTACAATATGACCTTCATGAAGATGAGGTCTTTGTTTTTACTCCTAAAGGAGAAATTATCGAGATGCCAAAGGGGGCAACAGTTCTCGATTATGCATTCAGAATTCATACAGATGTCGGCCTTCATGCTCGTGGTGGTAAAGTAAATGGAAGAATGGTTACACTTCGTACGGAGCTGAAATCTGGAGATCAGGTTGAGATCATTACTGAAAAAAGTTCCAAACCATCTCCTATTTGGTTACGAATTGTAAAAACATCTGGCGCCAGACAGAAGTTACGTGCCTATTTTCGTAAATTGCAAGAGGATTCTCAACGAGAAACCATTGGTTCTGTTCTAGAAACACAATCTCCTTCTATTGATGAAAACACGATCAAAGAAATTAAAAAAGTTAAAATTAAAAAAACACATAAATCGAATGCCCAACAAGAAGAATCCAAAGAGTTTGGAATTTCCGTTGCGGGTTGGAACGATGTGCCAGTTCGTGTTGCTTCCTGTTGCACTCCTATCCCAGGAGATGAAATCATTGGTTTTATCACAAGAGGAAGAGGAGTGAGTGTTCATAAAAAAGATTGTACCACCGCAACTAAACAACTCGAGTGGATGAAAACTATACCTGTACGTTGGGAAGGTCCAGGGGAACCCATTCCAATCCAAATTGAAGTGCGTGCCAAAGATGTACAAGGAATTTACTTATCTATGGTGGAATCAATTTCTAGTACAGAAACAAATATTTTGGAGGCAGGTGCATCATCGCATCCGAATGGAACACTCACCGCCAAATTTATGTTAGAAGTGGATCATTTGGATCAACTAAAAGAAATTTTGGAAAACTTGCGAATGATCCAAGGTGTGGTTTTTGCGGAAAGAGTTAAAAAATAA
- the nadC gene encoding carboxylating nicotinate-nucleotide diphosphorylase: MIRGYTTPVTEISENDFEALVTLALEEDLPAGDITTESLFHANESCKANLLAKEEGVLCGLAVIPCLIRKTKANVEWIPMLSDGVSLSKGSVIGTLEGSLVSVLKMERILLNFIQYLSGIATNASKVTKEFPNLLILDTRKTLPGYRKLAKYAVYMGGGANHRLNLSEMAMLKDNHVAKAGSIQSAVQIVRNANPGKKIELEIDGLSQLNEAIASNPDIILLDNFSDTDTEKAIELIKEKSPKIRIECSGGITPNKLKFLSKFQDIGVSMGYLTHTVKFLDISLDIK, encoded by the coding sequence ATGATTAGAGGATACACAACACCAGTCACAGAAATATCGGAGAACGACTTTGAGGCTTTGGTAACTCTTGCCTTGGAAGAAGATTTACCTGCGGGAGATATCACGACCGAATCTTTGTTCCATGCAAATGAAAGTTGTAAGGCAAACTTACTGGCCAAAGAAGAGGGAGTCTTATGTGGGCTTGCCGTAATACCTTGTCTCATTCGAAAAACTAAGGCTAATGTGGAATGGATACCTATGCTTTCTGATGGAGTCTCCCTTTCGAAAGGATCCGTCATTGGAACCTTGGAAGGATCACTGGTAAGTGTCTTAAAAATGGAAAGGATTTTATTAAATTTTATCCAATACCTTTCTGGAATTGCAACAAATGCAAGTAAGGTGACAAAAGAATTCCCAAATCTACTAATTTTAGATACAAGAAAAACCTTACCTGGTTATAGAAAACTGGCTAAGTATGCGGTGTATATGGGTGGGGGTGCTAACCACAGATTGAATTTGTCTGAGATGGCAATGTTAAAGGACAACCATGTAGCAAAAGCAGGATCTATCCAATCTGCTGTGCAAATTGTTCGAAATGCTAATCCAGGAAAAAAAATAGAACTAGAAATCGACGGCCTGTCACAATTGAATGAAGCTATCGCCTCAAATCCTGATATTATTTTGTTAGATAATTTTTCTGATACAGATACAGAAAAAGCCATAGAACTTATTAAAGAGAAGTCTCCAAAAATTCGTATTGAATGTTCTGGTGGAATCACTCCAAATAAATTAAAGTTCCTATCTAAATTTCAAGATATTGGCGTGAGTATGGGTTATTTAACTCATACGGTAAAATTTTTAGATATAAGTTTGGACATCAAATAA
- a CDS encoding lipoprotein LipL71 — protein MLRKKKTAVFLSGLVLFSIGFVNCAQELPLKELALAKSQVERAERLSAEEFAPEEFSEAKKSLASANEFASEEKASDSKKSADYAISKAYDALEKTLPKLAAKSREEAVTAIDAADEAYASEYTPEEFKKAVSARDAGETKLAQADASLASYLREDKDETAKELKRTVALQEYEDAHNSFVEAAKISQDAKKVALDRSGSVRQSADEVDALLEKAYTYSKGGNPAIDEEKAKIASAREDIEAGRLKTADEKIKSARLASASLLADAVKDQAKNRNMQAREVVEDANARFGELNAETYLKSNAKESYASTQENLGASNESLKASENLLEQEKFDDSIAQSEEAIRLAEISIDQIETLKGKTSVAKKDRKTVEADTTTNTTATTNSTEETTDKASSSQVEELTGGWKRYTVEKSNPTDCLWRIADREDIYNDAKLWPRIFEANRKSIRNKNLIYPKQKLNIPPKTGKIGKAPKE, from the coding sequence ATGTTAAGAAAGAAAAAGACAGCAGTCTTTCTCTCTGGATTGGTATTGTTTTCCATTGGATTTGTTAATTGTGCACAAGAGTTGCCATTAAAAGAACTAGCTTTGGCAAAATCACAAGTAGAAAGAGCAGAAAGACTTTCTGCGGAAGAGTTTGCACCCGAAGAATTTTCAGAAGCTAAAAAAAGTTTAGCCTCTGCCAATGAATTTGCTTCTGAAGAAAAAGCATCTGACTCGAAAAAAAGTGCGGACTATGCCATTTCAAAAGCTTATGATGCTTTAGAAAAAACATTACCAAAACTTGCTGCAAAATCTCGTGAAGAAGCAGTGACTGCGATTGATGCCGCTGACGAAGCTTATGCTTCCGAATACACTCCTGAAGAATTTAAAAAAGCCGTGTCTGCTCGTGACGCAGGGGAAACCAAGTTAGCGCAAGCAGATGCAAGCCTTGCTTCTTACCTTCGCGAAGACAAAGATGAAACTGCAAAGGAACTAAAACGTACTGTTGCTCTCCAAGAATACGAAGACGCTCATAATAGTTTTGTAGAAGCAGCAAAGATCAGCCAAGATGCGAAAAAAGTGGCTCTTGACAGGTCAGGATCTGTGCGCCAATCTGCTGACGAAGTAGATGCATTATTGGAAAAAGCTTATACGTATTCTAAAGGTGGAAATCCTGCCATTGATGAAGAAAAAGCCAAAATTGCTTCTGCAAGAGAAGATATTGAGGCTGGCAGATTAAAAACAGCTGATGAAAAAATAAAATCTGCTCGTTTAGCTTCTGCATCCCTATTAGCAGATGCAGTGAAAGACCAAGCTAAAAACCGTAACATGCAAGCTCGTGAAGTTGTAGAAGATGCCAATGCACGGTTTGGTGAGTTGAATGCTGAAACTTATCTTAAATCCAATGCAAAAGAATCATATGCTAGCACACAAGAAAACCTAGGTGCTTCTAATGAGTCATTGAAAGCCTCTGAAAATTTATTAGAGCAAGAAAAGTTCGATGATTCCATTGCTCAATCAGAAGAAGCTATCCGTTTGGCGGAAATCTCCATTGACCAAATCGAAACTCTAAAAGGGAAAACTAGTGTTGCGAAAAAAGATCGCAAAACAGTTGAAGCTGATACGACTACTAACACAACCGCTACAACGAATTCCACAGAAGAAACGACTGACAAAGCTTCTTCATCCCAAGTAGAAGAATTAACCGGTGGTTGGAAACGTTACACTGTAGAAAAATCAAATCCAACCGATTGCCTTTGGAGAATTGCTGATAGAGAAGATATCTATAATGATGCAAAACTTTGGCCAAGAATTTTTGAAGCCAATCGTAAATCGATTCGTAACAAAAACTTAATTTATCCAAAACAAAAGTTAAATATCCCTCCAAAAACAGGGAAAATTGGAAAAGCTCCTAAGGAATAA
- a CDS encoding STAS domain-containing protein → MEITRREKDKIVVLDINGEIDLYNAPEIKDVIAKLIEEQKYCIVINLEKVSYIDSSGIGALISSLSNLKKYQGGLKIINVAGSVRKVFELTKLTSFFEIFDSEDEAVTAFK, encoded by the coding sequence ATGGAAATCACCAGAAGGGAAAAAGATAAAATCGTAGTCCTCGATATTAACGGGGAAATCGACCTTTATAACGCGCCTGAGATCAAGGATGTAATTGCCAAATTGATCGAAGAACAAAAATATTGCATCGTCATCAATCTCGAGAAGGTTTCCTACATCGACTCTTCCGGCATTGGAGCTTTAATTTCGAGTTTGTCCAACTTGAAGAAATACCAAGGTGGGCTCAAAATCATCAACGTAGCAGGTTCTGTTCGTAAGGTATTTGAACTCACCAAGTTGACTTCATTTTTTGAAATTTTTGACAGCGAAGACGAAGCCGTCACAGCTTTTAAGTAA
- the tgt gene encoding tRNA guanosine(34) transglycosylase Tgt, whose product MSSIFKEKSKDPGSYARTGTLILNGVQIETPIFMPVGTRGSIKSLSSSDIDELGYNLILANTYHLYLKPGKEVLDHFHGLKNFMSYKRALLTDSGGFQVFSLASLFKFEEDGVRFQSHIDGSHHKFTPASVIDMQRSIGSDIMMVLDDCAPYGSDLKRLELALDRTHRWALESYQYWMEKPNGQNVFPIVQGGVNESLRKRSLDTLQNIDFPGIAIGGLSVGEPRPEYIRILECMAPFFDKARPRYLMGVGTVVDILEGVKNGVDMFDCVLPTRNARNGQVFTSLGKINLRNESHRLSDSPIDPECGCKVCQTYSLGYIRHLHKVKELTAFSLSTYHNLFFMQSFMEKMRKSIEIGNFQGFYDHWKNLFGS is encoded by the coding sequence GTGTCTTCTATTTTTAAAGAAAAATCGAAAGACCCTGGATCTTACGCAAGGACTGGAACACTCATACTTAACGGAGTTCAAATTGAAACTCCGATCTTTATGCCGGTGGGAACCAGGGGAAGTATCAAATCGCTTTCTTCCTCAGACATCGATGAACTGGGTTATAACTTAATCCTTGCCAATACCTATCATTTATATTTAAAACCGGGAAAAGAAGTTTTAGATCACTTTCATGGTCTTAAAAACTTCATGTCTTACAAAAGGGCATTACTCACCGATTCTGGTGGTTTCCAAGTTTTTAGTTTAGCTAGTCTCTTTAAATTTGAAGAAGATGGAGTCCGGTTCCAATCTCATATTGATGGAAGCCATCATAAATTCACACCTGCTTCTGTCATCGATATGCAACGTTCCATTGGCTCTGATATTATGATGGTTCTAGATGATTGTGCTCCCTATGGAAGTGATTTAAAGCGATTGGAATTGGCTTTGGACAGAACCCACCGCTGGGCTTTGGAATCCTATCAATATTGGATGGAGAAACCCAATGGACAAAACGTTTTCCCCATTGTCCAAGGCGGAGTGAATGAATCATTAAGGAAACGAAGTTTAGATACATTACAAAATATCGATTTTCCTGGAATTGCCATTGGCGGGCTTAGTGTTGGAGAACCAAGACCGGAATACATTCGAATTTTAGAATGTATGGCACCATTTTTCGATAAGGCTCGCCCTCGTTATTTAATGGGTGTAGGGACCGTTGTAGACATACTGGAAGGTGTGAAGAATGGGGTAGATATGTTCGACTGCGTTCTGCCTACAAGAAACGCTAGGAACGGCCAGGTATTCACTTCTCTTGGCAAAATTAATTTAAGAAATGAATCACATCGATTGTCAGATAGCCCCATTGACCCTGAGTGCGGATGTAAGGTATGTCAAACATATAGTCTTGGCTATATCCGGCATTTACATAAAGTGAAGGAATTGACTGCCTTTTCGCTCTCAACGTATCACAACTTATTTTTTATGCAAAGCTTCATGGAAAAGATGCGAAAGTCTATAGAAATAGGCAATTTTCAGGGTTTTTATGACCATTGGAAAAATTTGTTTGGTAGTTAA
- a CDS encoding Fur family transcriptional regulator has translation MLAFEEYLKEKGLKITNQRLLVAQKIFSSHNHFTAEGLLDELKDNKDRISKATIYRILAIMVEAGLLEEHDFGKDYKYYEHIIGHEHHDHIICMQCGRIVEFIDERIEELQNKAASENGFTITGHSLNIFGNCLNFATCEHKIKK, from the coding sequence ATGCTCGCCTTTGAAGAGTATTTGAAAGAAAAAGGTCTAAAAATTACCAACCAACGTTTGTTAGTTGCTCAAAAGATTTTTTCTTCTCACAATCATTTTACTGCCGAAGGTCTTTTGGATGAACTAAAAGACAATAAGGATCGAATTTCTAAAGCAACTATTTACCGAATCCTCGCAATCATGGTAGAAGCTGGCCTATTAGAAGAACATGATTTTGGTAAAGATTACAAATACTATGAACATATCATCGGTCATGAGCACCATGACCATATCATTTGTATGCAATGTGGACGTATTGTAGAATTCATCGATGAACGAATTGAAGAATTACAAAACAAAGCCGCTTCAGAAAATGGATTTACCATCACTGGTCATAGTTTGAATATTTTTGGTAATTGTTTGAACTTTGCCACTTGTGAACATAAAATCAAAAAATAG
- a CDS encoding LPS assembly lipoprotein LptE, with product MKQGILSLLIFAFTGCAFLFKEPGRPPKIDGVPVPDSKRMIYIQNVRNNTYSPGMHTRLTQMIMEEIDRRGRFITTREKTLAKYRLYAEIVHYQQVGDLMDLADRQITSELFVVTRVEIIEAETGNKIPMERSEIPGRVHFSTQIGFRESELEAQNRLLRVMALRIAEESERAWYYSLSGNLN from the coding sequence ATGAAACAAGGCATTTTATCCTTACTCATTTTCGCCTTTACTGGTTGTGCCTTTTTATTCAAGGAACCAGGTAGACCTCCCAAAATTGATGGAGTACCCGTCCCTGATTCCAAACGAATGATCTATATTCAAAATGTCAGAAACAATACCTATTCACCGGGAATGCACACTCGTCTTACCCAAATGATAATGGAAGAAATTGACAGAAGGGGAAGGTTTATCACAACCCGAGAAAAAACTCTCGCGAAATACAGGTTGTATGCAGAAATTGTTCACTACCAACAGGTTGGAGATCTTATGGATCTTGCCGACAGACAAATTACTTCGGAATTATTTGTAGTCACTCGGGTGGAAATCATTGAGGCGGAGACGGGAAACAAAATCCCAATGGAACGCAGTGAAATTCCTGGACGAGTTCATTTTTCTACTCAGATTGGGTTTCGGGAATCAGAATTGGAAGCTCAGAATCGCCTGCTTAGGGTGATGGCACTTCGAATTGCTGAAGAATCAGAAAGAGCTTGGTATTATTCTCTTTCTGGGAATTTGAATTAG
- a CDS encoding M23 family peptidase, with the protein MSFSPFRILIFLLSLCPLAVGSQTKFPEIPASEVGFPLPYYSPVSGTFAEIRNHNLHLGSDFKSYGLNGHNILATFDGYIEEISYSKTGYGLSLNLYNPKYKVKSKYAHLHSFGGSLYDLELLRRAILLMGDPAGFQLKLTPGMFSVKKGTSLGKTGESGSGISHLHLEFRSEKGIINPLYFPEIHQKDTTPPTILSLYLEGDHLENPILLTAKEKTKGKYDLYTDAGDKFDLIPLTGKVRIRMSGFDFIRSRNKNNVYGMDLSVNGKVTFSRNFDFLSYEDGSKKHQFYDINRSSLAPPVYFYHMYEQSKNFKEEGYSLNLEDYKPNETLYLEVSLRDATGNKSSVFFTVVHEKNETETNRLSKNKQTGNKYNSADGKIVLDLSKTEVSGEGTLLLTEIKEKDIPFKIPAGLPLKGKIYQIDTKKMSWKGEGLGEWNIGYMPTNKESLYFYDSSIGKFQSITQRKKANGFSFKLTKLGYIMILNDETPPTIFPMTSLARYIELPEVRNHCFEDRYYVLGDTGSGFRTSVDLTIDGQSYPYEYDPDRRAIRVIIPKSLQKERPYLLLEAKAFDFAGNVSEPFVDLISTNGWGEELQASCPVIE; encoded by the coding sequence ATGAGTTTTTCTCCGTTTCGTATTCTCATTTTTTTGCTATCTCTCTGTCCACTGGCCGTCGGAAGCCAAACGAAATTCCCGGAAATTCCCGCAAGTGAAGTAGGGTTTCCCCTTCCCTATTACTCACCTGTATCAGGGACCTTTGCCGAAATTCGAAATCACAATTTACATTTGGGTTCGGATTTTAAATCCTATGGACTTAATGGTCATAACATCTTAGCCACGTTTGATGGTTATATTGAAGAAATTAGTTATTCTAAAACAGGTTACGGACTTTCTCTCAATCTTTATAATCCTAAATACAAGGTGAAATCGAAATACGCCCACTTACATTCCTTTGGCGGTAGTTTGTATGATTTAGAACTTTTACGCAGAGCTATTCTTCTTATGGGAGATCCTGCAGGATTCCAACTAAAACTCACCCCAGGAATGTTTTCTGTAAAAAAAGGAACATCTTTAGGAAAAACGGGAGAATCCGGATCAGGGATATCTCACCTCCATTTAGAATTTCGGTCGGAAAAAGGTATCATCAATCCCCTTTACTTTCCAGAAATCCATCAAAAAGATACAACTCCTCCCACCATACTATCTCTGTATTTGGAGGGAGATCATTTAGAAAACCCAATTCTTCTCACTGCAAAGGAAAAAACAAAAGGTAAATATGATTTATATACAGACGCGGGAGACAAATTTGATTTGATTCCACTGACTGGAAAGGTACGCATTCGAATGAGCGGATTCGACTTCATTCGTTCCCGTAATAAAAACAATGTATATGGAATGGATTTGTCAGTGAATGGGAAAGTTACCTTCAGCCGTAATTTTGATTTTTTATCTTACGAAGATGGTTCCAAAAAACACCAGTTTTACGATATCAACAGGTCTTCCCTTGCGCCACCTGTATATTTTTATCATATGTATGAACAGTCAAAAAACTTTAAAGAAGAAGGTTATTCCTTAAACCTAGAAGATTACAAACCAAATGAAACATTATATCTAGAGGTTTCCCTTCGTGATGCCACAGGAAACAAATCTTCAGTTTTTTTTACAGTGGTTCACGAGAAAAACGAAACGGAAACAAATCGTCTTTCGAAAAACAAACAAACGGGAAACAAATATAACTCTGCAGATGGAAAAATAGTTTTGGATTTATCCAAAACAGAAGTATCCGGCGAAGGAACTTTACTTCTAACGGAAATTAAAGAAAAAGACATTCCCTTCAAAATTCCAGCAGGTTTACCCTTAAAAGGAAAAATCTACCAAATTGATACAAAAAAAATGAGTTGGAAAGGAGAGGGCCTTGGAGAATGGAACATTGGTTATATGCCAACAAACAAAGAATCCCTTTATTTTTATGATTCTTCCATTGGAAAATTCCAATCCATCACACAGAGGAAAAAAGCAAACGGATTTAGTTTCAAACTTACGAAACTAGGTTACATCATGATTCTAAATGATGAAACACCGCCGACGATTTTTCCAATGACTTCCTTGGCACGTTATATTGAACTTCCAGAAGTAAGAAACCATTGTTTTGAAGACAGGTATTATGTATTGGGGGATACAGGAAGCGGATTTCGAACCAGTGTAGATCTTACCATTGATGGACAATCCTATCCTTATGAATACGATCCTGATAGGCGCGCCATTCGCGTGATCATTCCAAAAAGCTTACAAAAAGAAAGGCCTTATCTTCTTTTGGAAGCTAAGGCCTTTGACTTCGCCGGAAATGTTTCCGAACCGTTTGTGGATTTAATTTCTACGAACGGTTGGGGTGAAGAACTTCAGGCCTCTTGTCCTGTCATTGAATAA